From the Metamycoplasma hominis ATCC 23114 genome, one window contains:
- the lysS gene encoding lysine--tRNA ligase — protein sequence MERKLSEQEEIRRNKIAELEKNNLQAFHKTIKPTANSKELNEKYKNLSREDLDKQNLEFVFNGRIMTIRGPFIVLQDNCGQMQIYANKKTLNESSAKTFSLMDFGDILSVRGTLSKTNTDALVIKAQDIVLLTKSLKPLPDKFHGLVDPEERRRQRYVDLIMNEKTRNTFVMRTQIIKGIREYFDSLNYIEVDTPILNPILGGAAAKPFITFYNALNRNFYLRIATELPLKKLIVGGLDRVYEIGRIFRNEGVDTTHNPEFTSIEFYEAYSDLWGMMERTEGVFKHLINKFNIKEVKFNGFDITFNFPFKRVNMIDAISEKINVDIRKLNEEQMFELAKKHGIKIEKFFRYGHIINELFEKYVEETLIEPTFVYGHPIEISPLAAIDPDDKRFTLRAELFIGTKEFANMFTELNDPIDQLQRFENQLLEKENGNEEANEIDWDFVNALEYGMPPTGGSGIGIDRLIMLLTQNDSIRDVVLFPQLKDLK from the coding sequence ATGGAAAGAAAACTTAGTGAACAAGAAGAAATTAGACGTAATAAAATTGCTGAATTAGAAAAAAACAATTTACAAGCATTTCATAAAACTATAAAACCAACAGCGAATTCAAAAGAGTTAAATGAAAAATATAAAAATTTAAGCCGTGAAGATCTTGACAAACAAAATCTAGAATTTGTATTTAACGGAAGAATTATGACTATTCGTGGCCCATTTATTGTTTTGCAAGATAATTGTGGACAAATGCAAATTTATGCAAACAAAAAAACATTGAATGAGTCTTCTGCAAAAACCTTTTCTTTAATGGATTTCGGTGATATTTTAAGTGTAAGAGGAACATTGTCAAAAACTAATACTGATGCTTTGGTTATAAAGGCTCAAGACATAGTTCTATTGACAAAATCATTGAAACCGTTGCCTGATAAATTTCATGGTTTAGTTGATCCTGAAGAAAGACGTCGCCAACGTTATGTAGATTTAATAATGAATGAAAAAACAAGAAATACATTTGTTATGAGAACCCAAATTATCAAAGGCATTAGAGAATATTTTGATAGTTTAAATTACATTGAAGTTGATACACCAATTTTAAACCCAATATTAGGAGGCGCAGCTGCTAAACCTTTTATTACTTTCTATAATGCACTTAATAGAAACTTTTATTTAAGAATTGCAACTGAATTGCCATTAAAAAAATTGATTGTTGGTGGATTAGATAGAGTTTATGAAATCGGTAGAATATTTAGAAATGAAGGCGTAGATACAACTCATAATCCAGAATTTACCTCAATTGAATTTTACGAAGCGTATTCAGATTTATGAGGAATGATGGAAAGAACTGAAGGCGTTTTCAAACATTTAATAAATAAATTCAACATTAAAGAAGTTAAATTTAATGGTTTTGATATAACATTTAATTTTCCATTTAAGAGAGTCAATATGATTGATGCTATATCGGAAAAAATTAATGTTGACATTAGAAAATTAAATGAAGAACAAATGTTTGAATTAGCTAAAAAACATGGTATTAAAATTGAAAAATTCTTTAGATATGGTCACATTATCAATGAGTTATTTGAAAAATATGTTGAAGAAACATTAATAGAACCTACATTTGTATATGGACACCCAATTGAAATTTCTCCTCTTGCAGCAATTGACCCTGATGATAAAAGATTTACACTACGTGCTGAACTATTTATTGGAACAAAAGAATTTGCAAATATGTTTACCGAATTAAACGATCCAATTGATCAATTGCAACGTTTTGAAAATCAATTGTTAGAAAAAGAAAACGGCAATGAAGAAGCAAATGAAATTGATTGAGATTTTGTTAATGCTTTGGAATACGGAATGCCTCCAACAGGTGGTTCTGGTATAGGGATTGATCGTCTAATTATGCTATTAACTCAAAATGATTCAATTAGAGATGTAGTTTTATTTCCTCAATTAAAAGATTTAAAATAA
- a CDS encoding YneF family protein yields MQGWGIALLVILPIITAIIGGIIAVYITQKKFKKQLKENPPVTEKMIRVMFQQMGRKASEAQIRQVMRSMKNAQ; encoded by the coding sequence ATGCAAGGTTGAGGAATAGCGTTATTAGTTATATTACCAATAATTACTGCCATAATTGGTGGAATAATTGCGGTATATATAACCCAAAAAAAATTCAAGAAGCAATTAAAAGAAAATCCACCAGTTACTGAAAAAATGATTCGTGTAATGTTTCAACAAATGGGAAGAAAAGCTTCGGAAGCACAAATCAGACAAGTTATGCGTTCTATGAAGAATGCCCAATAG
- a CDS encoding MSC_0882 family membrane protein → MDIKPTTTGNNSDSSKNIEIPTRTFENHMVEDSMNTQNLQQLSYKIKDPQKIIPNGIYSVFQREMNIKKISILWNFGILLLSVIAILLLYFWPNLFNFSNAKDFKIKWAWYIIPAIFIVISLTRFIIELIELSGIHKSIDMYRITIKNGATSTPPFIALLYKKLMIRQVRQTWAVVAIVFYIGVFIGIFWGLKDAKWGLLDWQKWIHNTFPKPEILIYILCGIIGIVLILFIFSTIFKKKRMVDIQSFFGNEQGMNFVELDESKRKAHIFYAKIFFISIAVLIVLPFIIYIILKKTVLKGK, encoded by the coding sequence ATGGATATTAAACCCACAACAACAGGAAATAATAGCGATAGTAGTAAAAACATTGAAATTCCAACACGTACCTTTGAAAATCACATGGTAGAAGATTCAATGAATACTCAAAATTTGCAACAATTAAGTTATAAAATAAAAGATCCTCAGAAAATAATTCCTAATGGAATTTATTCAGTTTTTCAAAGAGAAATGAATATTAAAAAAATATCAATACTTTGAAATTTTGGTATCCTTCTTTTGAGCGTTATAGCAATATTATTGCTTTACTTTTGACCAAATTTATTCAATTTTTCTAATGCAAAAGATTTTAAAATAAAATGGGCTTGATATATTATTCCGGCAATATTTATAGTAATTTCGTTAACTAGATTTATTATTGAATTGATTGAACTTTCAGGAATACATAAAAGCATAGATATGTATAGGATTACAATTAAAAATGGTGCGACATCAACACCGCCATTTATTGCCTTACTTTATAAGAAATTAATGATAAGACAAGTAAGACAAACATGAGCAGTTGTTGCTATTGTGTTTTATATCGGTGTGTTTATAGGTATTTTTTGAGGTTTAAAAGATGCAAAATGGGGTTTATTGGATTGACAAAAATGAATTCATAATACTTTTCCAAAACCCGAAATACTAATTTACATACTATGTGGTATAATTGGAATAGTTTTAATATTATTTATATTCAGTACAATTTTTAAAAAGAAAAGAATGGTGGACATCCAATCGTTCTTTGGCAATGAACAAGGAATGAATTTTGTTGAACTTGATGAAAGTAAAAGAAAAGCTCACATATTTTATGCCAAAATTTTCTTTATAAGTATCGCAGTTTTAATTGTATTGCCCTTTATAATATATATTATTTTAAAGAAGACAGTATTGAAAGGAAAGTAG
- the lepA gene encoding translation elongation factor 4, translating to MTNEKIRNFAIIAHIDHGKSTLADRILEFTNTISAREAKPQILDSMELEQERGITIKLNAIQIKYKDYIFHLIDTPGHVDFTYEVSRSLAACEGALLLVDATQGIQAQTLANVYMAMENNLEIVPIINKVDLISADPERVKKEIQDMIGIDTSDAIMISAKTGLNIDKVIDAIINKIPAPKEADTNKPLQALIFDSYFDNYRGVVIYVRLFDGKVKVGDEIYFMQTKKHYLVTELGVKNPNEVQKNELQAGEVGWISASIRDIKDVEVGDTVTLFENQCPEPLPGYKKIKPVVYTGFYPVDTRDYNDLKDALEKISLSDSSLVWQPETSKALGFGFRIGFLGLLHMDILQERLEREFNLDIIATAPSVEFVVTLTNGDVQYITNPSLFPDRSYIKMIEEPYIKANIMLTEEYLGPIMELCQSKRGKYVNIEYLDETRRLLIYELPLNEIIFDFFDLMKSYSKGYASFDYDYIGLRESDLVKVDILLNGEKIDALAMIVHRDSAYNKSRALTEKLKEVVPRQNFEIPVQAAIGAKIIARETIKAYRKDVTAKLYGGDVTRRQKLLKKQKIGKKRMKQIGSVEVPQEAFLAILKTDDSRKD from the coding sequence ATGACAAACGAAAAAATAAGAAATTTTGCAATAATAGCACACATTGATCACGGTAAAAGTACTTTAGCTGATCGTATTTTGGAATTTACCAATACAATTTCAGCCAGGGAAGCAAAACCTCAAATTTTAGATTCAATGGAACTAGAACAAGAACGTGGAATCACTATTAAATTAAATGCTATTCAAATTAAATATAAAGATTACATTTTTCACCTGATAGATACACCAGGTCATGTTGATTTTACTTATGAGGTTAGTAGATCACTTGCTGCATGTGAAGGAGCATTGTTGCTAGTTGATGCAACTCAAGGAATTCAAGCACAAACATTGGCTAATGTTTATATGGCTATGGAAAATAATTTAGAAATCGTTCCTATTATTAATAAGGTAGATTTAATTAGTGCAGATCCTGAAAGAGTAAAAAAAGAAATTCAAGACATGATTGGAATTGATACTTCTGACGCAATTATGATTTCTGCAAAGACAGGATTAAATATTGATAAGGTAATTGATGCAATTATAAACAAAATTCCTGCTCCTAAAGAAGCAGATACAAATAAACCATTGCAAGCTTTAATTTTTGATAGCTATTTTGACAATTATCGTGGCGTTGTTATCTATGTGAGATTGTTTGACGGCAAAGTAAAAGTAGGCGACGAAATTTACTTTATGCAAACAAAAAAGCATTATTTAGTAACTGAATTAGGCGTTAAAAACCCTAATGAAGTTCAAAAAAATGAATTGCAAGCTGGCGAAGTTGGTTGAATTTCAGCATCAATAAGGGATATCAAAGATGTTGAAGTTGGTGATACTGTCACATTATTTGAAAACCAATGCCCTGAACCATTGCCAGGATATAAAAAAATAAAACCAGTTGTTTATACCGGATTTTATCCCGTTGATACTAGAGATTACAATGATTTAAAAGATGCCCTAGAAAAAATTAGTTTATCTGATTCTTCATTGGTATGACAACCAGAGACATCAAAAGCCCTAGGATTTGGATTTAGAATAGGTTTTTTAGGTTTATTGCATATGGATATTCTTCAAGAGAGACTCGAAAGAGAATTTAATTTAGATATTATTGCTACTGCTCCTTCAGTTGAGTTTGTTGTAACACTAACTAATGGAGATGTTCAATATATTACAAATCCATCACTATTTCCAGATAGAAGTTATATAAAAATGATAGAGGAACCTTATATTAAGGCTAACATAATGCTAACCGAAGAATATTTGGGCCCAATTATGGAATTATGTCAATCTAAACGTGGCAAATATGTAAATATTGAATATTTAGATGAAACACGTAGATTATTGATTTATGAATTGCCTTTAAATGAAATAATATTTGATTTCTTTGATTTAATGAAGAGCTATTCAAAAGGCTATGCTTCATTTGATTATGACTACATTGGTTTAAGAGAAAGCGATTTAGTAAAGGTTGATATTTTATTAAATGGTGAGAAAATTGATGCCTTAGCAATGATTGTTCACAGAGATTCAGCATATAATAAAAGTAGAGCATTAACAGAAAAACTAAAGGAAGTAGTACCAAGACAAAATTTTGAAATTCCCGTTCAGGCTGCAATTGGTGCTAAAATTATAGCAAGAGAAACAATTAAGGCATATAGAAAAGATGTTACAGCTAAGTTATATGGTGGTGACGTTACAAGAAGACAAAAACTATTAAAAAAACAAAAAATAGGTAAAAAAAGGATGAAACAAATAGGAAGCGTTGAAGTTCCACAAGAGGCATTTTTGGCAATATTAAAAACAGATGATTCTCGAAAGGATTAG
- the lon gene encoding endopeptidase La, giving the protein MKLPYIAIKNQIIIPYTSDKIRVGKAKSVSALLKAFNGNKNIVITFLNPNYKQSNEEHTINDIAPVGVLANITNISEESGIYHVNLEAKEPVNINKISIVDEKSTNSEDNFYVDISPIQVNSYDSYLPKIEEIRQKFFSLSKQVINEGIGTVLFRDLEKEFETNKPKQSLVEYETESWQLIKFLKKYFLSDELLSLIESNDVLARYNELIKKANKQVQFEKIENEINSNLREDMEDQQRDFFLREKMRQIRKMLKDDEGGKSADDIEKDSTLKEQYPEYVLEALRSEQSRMASMMPSSPEANISKTYIDLILALPWRKVSKELIDINKVREVLNKNHYGLEKPKERILEFISVLTHLKIKEEKTEYLPIKGNDQEFIDTKLFVHKTGQTTNKPVNNIPILTLIGPPGTGKTTLAKSIAESLNRRFIKVSLGGVKDESEIRGHRRTYVGAMPGKIISAIKKAGVSNPVILLDEIDKMSSDFRGDPTSAMLEVLDPEQNVNFQDHYLDLEYDLSKVLFIATANYYDSIPAALIDRVELLELSTYTTKEKVEIAKSHLLPKVYEQNALNPEQFQISDEVLEFLVRYYTRESGVRELKRILDSIARKIVVEILDKKINDSFVVTKEVVIEFLGPIKFDDDENENKAQIGVVNGLAYTSFGGSTLAIEVTTFPGKEGLKMTGQLKDVMRESAQIALAYVRANAAKFNIDFDFENTAIHIHVPAGAIPKDGPSAGVTFTTSIISALSKRPVPANIGMTGEITLRGKVLPIGGLKEKSLAAAQFGIKKIFIPYDNYKNLKDVPAEVKNVVEFVPVHYYDEIFEQIFGAKETKNN; this is encoded by the coding sequence ATGAAATTACCTTATATAGCAATAAAAAATCAGATTATTATTCCATATACTTCTGACAAAATTAGAGTTGGAAAAGCTAAATCAGTGTCAGCTTTATTAAAGGCTTTTAATGGAAATAAAAATATAGTTATTACGTTTTTAAATCCAAATTATAAACAATCAAATGAGGAACATACAATTAATGATATTGCTCCTGTAGGCGTACTTGCTAATATTACTAACATTAGTGAAGAATCAGGAATTTATCATGTTAATTTAGAGGCAAAAGAACCGGTTAATATTAATAAAATCTCAATAGTTGATGAAAAATCAACAAATAGTGAGGACAATTTTTATGTTGATATTTCGCCTATTCAAGTCAATTCATATGATTCATATTTACCAAAAATTGAAGAAATAAGACAAAAGTTCTTCTCACTATCTAAACAAGTTATTAACGAAGGTATAGGAACAGTTTTATTTCGAGATTTAGAAAAAGAATTTGAAACTAACAAACCTAAACAATCATTAGTTGAATATGAAACTGAATCATGACAACTTATAAAGTTTTTGAAAAAGTACTTTTTGAGTGATGAACTTCTTTCTTTAATTGAAAGCAATGACGTTTTAGCTAGATACAATGAACTAATTAAAAAGGCAAATAAACAAGTTCAATTTGAAAAAATAGAAAACGAAATTAATAGTAATTTACGTGAAGATATGGAAGACCAACAAAGAGATTTCTTCCTAAGAGAAAAAATGCGTCAAATTAGAAAAATGTTGAAGGATGATGAAGGTGGAAAATCTGCTGACGACATTGAAAAAGACAGTACTTTAAAAGAACAATATCCTGAATATGTTCTAGAAGCGTTAAGATCTGAACAATCAAGAATGGCCTCAATGATGCCATCTAGCCCGGAAGCTAATATATCTAAAACATATATTGATTTAATCTTGGCATTACCTTGAAGAAAAGTAAGTAAAGAATTAATTGATATTAACAAAGTTAGAGAAGTATTGAATAAGAATCACTATGGACTTGAAAAGCCAAAGGAAAGAATTCTTGAATTTATTTCGGTTTTAACTCATCTTAAAATCAAGGAAGAAAAAACTGAATATTTACCAATAAAAGGAAATGATCAAGAATTTATTGATACTAAATTATTCGTTCATAAAACGGGTCAAACCACAAACAAACCAGTAAATAATATTCCTATTCTAACATTAATTGGTCCCCCAGGAACTGGTAAAACTACACTTGCTAAATCAATTGCCGAATCATTAAATCGTAGATTTATAAAGGTTTCATTGGGTGGTGTTAAGGATGAAAGCGAAATAAGAGGACACAGAAGAACTTATGTTGGGGCAATGCCTGGAAAAATAATATCAGCAATTAAAAAAGCCGGAGTTTCAAACCCAGTCATTTTGTTAGATGAAATTGACAAGATGTCATCAGATTTTCGAGGCGATCCAACAAGTGCAATGCTTGAAGTATTAGACCCTGAACAAAATGTTAATTTTCAAGATCACTACTTGGATTTAGAATACGACTTATCAAAAGTATTATTCATCGCTACTGCTAACTACTATGATTCAATACCAGCAGCACTAATTGATCGTGTTGAATTGCTTGAACTTTCAACATATACTACTAAAGAAAAAGTAGAAATTGCTAAATCACATTTACTTCCAAAAGTGTATGAACAAAATGCCTTAAATCCTGAACAATTTCAAATTTCTGACGAAGTTTTAGAATTTTTAGTTCGTTACTACACAAGGGAAAGTGGAGTTCGTGAATTAAAACGTATTTTAGATAGTATAGCAAGAAAGATTGTTGTCGAAATTCTTGATAAAAAAATCAACGATAGTTTTGTTGTTACAAAAGAAGTTGTAATTGAATTTTTAGGGCCAATTAAATTCGATGATGATGAAAACGAAAATAAAGCACAGATTGGTGTTGTTAATGGGCTAGCATATACAAGTTTTGGTGGTTCAACACTAGCTATTGAAGTTACAACATTCCCTGGAAAAGAAGGCTTAAAAATGACAGGGCAACTAAAAGATGTTATGCGTGAATCTGCTCAAATTGCATTAGCCTATGTAAGAGCAAACGCCGCCAAATTTAATATTGACTTTGATTTTGAAAATACAGCAATTCATATTCACGTTCCAGCGGGTGCTATTCCAAAAGATGGTCCAAGTGCCGGAGTAACATTCACAACCTCAATAATTAGTGCCTTATCTAAAAGACCAGTCCCTGCTAATATCGGTATGACTGGAGAAATTACATTGCGTGGAAAAGTTCTACCAATTGGTGGTTTAAAAGAAAAATCATTGGCGGCTGCTCAATTTGGTATTAAAAAGATTTTTATTCCATATGATAATTATAAGAATCTAAAAGATGTTCCTGCTGAAGTTAAAAATGTTGTTGAATTTGTGCCAGTTCATTATTATGACGAAATATTTGAACAAATATTTGGTGCCAAAGAAACAAAAAATAATTAA
- a CDS encoding nucleotide exchange factor GrpE: MSQNISKYDYIECIKKINKNEKIEYKGFVGFDLDKNIEKTILEGKQNEKGELVLKIDNEIFKVIIIDFQKTSPKYLEVFAKNQELNENIKKLQLNFLELGELNEKIKQEKTQQEILFKNQVIELEAKAQSKINEHRQKNDEHLLQQKTELKKYALQDFLEEFIKIYTKYDSALNFAKKSDNIAVNNFAKGFDMLKNDFENLMLDNGIKIIEPKVGDLFDPECQQITESIESKEPSGTILEVKSNGYSLFNRILKPASVIISK, from the coding sequence ATGAGTCAAAATATTTCAAAATATGATTATATAGAGTGTATTAAAAAAATTAACAAAAATGAAAAAATTGAATATAAGGGATTTGTTGGCTTTGATTTAGATAAAAATATTGAAAAAACTATCTTGGAAGGAAAGCAAAACGAAAAAGGTGAGTTAGTTTTAAAAATTGATAATGAAATTTTTAAAGTAATAATTATTGATTTTCAAAAAACAAGTCCTAAGTATTTAGAAGTTTTTGCTAAAAATCAAGAATTAAATGAAAATATTAAGAAATTGCAACTAAATTTTTTGGAATTAGGCGAACTTAATGAAAAAATAAAACAAGAAAAGACACAACAAGAAATTTTATTTAAAAATCAAGTAATTGAATTGGAAGCAAAAGCACAATCAAAAATAAATGAACATCGTCAAAAAAATGATGAGCATTTATTGCAACAAAAAACAGAATTAAAAAAATATGCCCTACAAGACTTTTTAGAAGAGTTCATTAAGATATATACAAAATATGACAGTGCTTTAAATTTTGCAAAAAAATCTGATAATATCGCTGTTAATAATTTTGCAAAAGGCTTTGATATGCTTAAGAATGATTTTGAAAATTTAATGTTAGATAACGGAATAAAAATAATTGAACCAAAAGTAGGAGATTTATTCGACCCTGAATGTCAACAAATTACTGAAAGCATTGAATCTAAAGAACCTTCTGGCACAATTCTTGAAGTAAAGAGCAATGGTTATTCATTATTTAACAGAATTTTAAAACCTGCCTCAGTAATAATTAGTAAATAA
- the hrcA gene encoding heat-inducible transcriptional repressor HrcA, whose protein sequence is MGQNSSDTSTNKSLIICNNYDKKLIKYFRYIVEMYIKTGEPVGSKRLVEKFKLSCSSATIRNAMAELEKLGLLEKKHVSGGRIPSSKGLEYYTKNLLYNAKKYFNEKLEDLLSKRRLSINTTLEEAANVVSQMAGFAVVATSNNESELLKSIQLTPLDEESAVVVIVTSSGNVQNKMFKFESGIELNDLRIAIRLFKERLIDTPLINLAKKTESLAPILSTQVKHFELIMQKFIKNIFCFEEKLENKSFNKNVIILSEQISREEIAKTLELIENHSVWEAIENNLDEEKNIKLDFSHPNLNIISKRIQFINHKNIKEISILGPKNLDVEESLEAINLFEGIIKKEEEKGE, encoded by the coding sequence ATGGGGCAAAATTCTTCTGACACAAGCACAAATAAGTCTTTAATTATATGCAATAATTATGATAAGAAACTAATCAAATATTTTAGATACATTGTTGAAATGTACATTAAAACCGGCGAACCAGTAGGATCAAAAAGATTAGTTGAAAAATTTAAATTATCTTGTAGCTCTGCAACTATAAGAAACGCAATGGCAGAATTAGAAAAACTAGGTCTTTTAGAAAAAAAACATGTTTCAGGGGGAAGAATTCCTTCTTCAAAAGGTCTTGAATACTATACAAAAAATTTACTTTATAATGCTAAAAAATATTTCAATGAAAAACTTGAAGATCTTTTATCTAAGCGTAGGTTAAGCATCAACACAACATTAGAAGAAGCAGCAAATGTCGTTAGCCAAATGGCAGGGTTTGCCGTAGTTGCAACTTCAAACAATGAATCTGAATTATTGAAAAGTATTCAGTTGACACCGCTTGATGAAGAATCTGCAGTTGTTGTTATTGTTACAAGTTCAGGAAATGTTCAAAACAAAATGTTTAAGTTTGAAAGTGGGATTGAATTAAATGATTTAAGGATTGCAATTAGATTATTTAAAGAAAGATTGATTGATACTCCATTAATTAATCTTGCTAAAAAAACTGAATCATTAGCCCCAATATTATCTACACAAGTTAAACATTTTGAATTAATAATGCAGAAATTTATCAAAAATATTTTTTGTTTTGAAGAAAAATTGGAGAATAAATCGTTTAATAAAAATGTAATAATATTATCAGAACAAATAAGCAGAGAAGAGATCGCTAAGACATTAGAATTAATTGAAAACCACTCAGTTTGAGAAGCAATTGAGAATAATCTTGATGAAGAAAAAAATATAAAACTAGATTTTTCACATCCTAATTTAAATATTATTTCAAAAAGAATTCAATTTATTAATCATAAAAATATTAAAGAAATAAGTATATTAGGTCCTAAAAATTTAGACGTTGAAGAATCATTAGAAGCAATAAATTTATTTGAAGGTATTATTAAAAAAGAAGAAGAAAAAGGAGAATAA